The Aerosakkonema funiforme FACHB-1375 genome includes a region encoding these proteins:
- a CDS encoding UvrD-helicase domain-containing protein: MAHEQLPLPVIGDMVLGTPHRISHNKANSQPTSGDMVLGFMPSAYQKAIFDWLASGQGSCVVSAVPGSGKTTTLIKGANFIPNFLRSRFLAFNKHIADELNRKLPKHIEASTIHSLGLSSLCRAFRNMPEINKRKYSVIVKDYLADRKVHSPLEYHRLVSLVKFSQLTLADPSNSTTLKQLCHYYGLPSIGDWDFIQKAVFEILEIGIRQCREFISYEDMVWLPSVLNLPVYSYDFLCVDEVQDLNAAQIDIVMRAYKAGARGIFVGDERQAIMGFSAADRQSIANIIERSSAIQLPLSICYRCPTTHIELANQIYNVIEPRQNATSGTVTSIKIAEIPKIAKSGDLIICRCFYPLIPVYYELLKAGIAAKIKNKDIASQLNSLLGEIVGDSVKRYSCQEFTNTLQAWYESRKKQMLFDKVPMTVVVDLHDRILTLNAIYTGNNCQDTAELTGAIERLSKSDFNEVFLTTIHGSKGLEAERVFHIRPDLLPHPRAEKDWEKEQEKNLQFVAATRAKHDLFLANK, translated from the coding sequence GTGGCTCACGAACAACTTCCACTTCCAGTCATAGGCGATATGGTGCTGGGAACACCGCACCGTATTTCTCATAATAAGGCTAATAGCCAACCAACATCAGGAGATATGGTGTTGGGATTTATGCCATCTGCCTATCAAAAAGCTATCTTCGATTGGTTGGCATCCGGTCAGGGGTCGTGTGTAGTTTCTGCTGTACCGGGTAGCGGCAAAACTACTACTTTAATTAAAGGTGCTAATTTTATTCCCAATTTTCTGCGCTCGCGTTTTCTAGCATTCAACAAACATATTGCTGACGAGCTAAATCGTAAACTGCCCAAACACATCGAAGCGAGTACTATACACAGTTTGGGTTTGTCAAGTTTATGTCGTGCTTTTCGCAATATGCCTGAAATTAACAAACGTAAATATTCAGTAATTGTTAAAGATTATTTAGCAGATAGAAAAGTACACTCGCCACTGGAATACCATCGATTGGTATCGCTGGTAAAGTTCAGTCAACTTACTCTAGCTGACCCCAGCAATAGCACAACGTTAAAACAATTATGCCATTATTATGGATTGCCTAGCATAGGAGATTGGGATTTTATTCAAAAAGCTGTGTTTGAGATTCTAGAAATAGGAATACGTCAGTGTAGAGAATTCATTTCATACGAAGATATGGTGTGGCTACCATCTGTGTTGAATTTGCCAGTATATAGCTACGATTTTCTGTGTGTAGATGAAGTGCAAGACCTTAACGCCGCACAAATCGATATTGTCATGAGGGCATATAAAGCAGGAGCTAGGGGTATTTTTGTTGGTGACGAACGTCAAGCTATCATGGGATTTAGTGCCGCCGATCGACAGAGTATTGCTAATATTATAGAGCGAAGTAGTGCGATTCAATTACCTTTATCTATTTGCTATAGATGTCCGACTACCCATATCGAGTTGGCCAATCAGATTTATAACGTAATAGAACCTCGCCAAAATGCGACATCAGGAACGGTTACATCAATAAAAATAGCAGAAATTCCGAAAATTGCTAAATCTGGCGATTTGATTATCTGTCGCTGCTTTTATCCGTTAATACCAGTATATTATGAATTACTCAAAGCAGGAATTGCAGCAAAAATTAAAAATAAGGATATAGCCAGTCAACTAAATAGTTTACTAGGCGAAATTGTAGGAGACTCAGTGAAAAGGTATAGTTGCCAGGAATTTACTAATACTTTGCAAGCGTGGTATGAGTCAAGAAAAAAACAAATGCTCTTTGATAAAGTACCGATGACAGTAGTTGTGGATTTGCACGATCGCATCCTAACCCTTAATGCCATTTATACGGGTAATAATTGTCAAGATACAGCCGAACTGACTGGGGCGATCGAGCGTTTATCTAAAAGTGATTTTAATGAAGTGTTCTTGACCACGATACATGGCTCTAAAGGGTTGGAGGCTGAGAGAGTTTTTCATATTAGACCGGATTTGCTTCCACATCCAAGAGCTGAGAAGGATTGGGAAAAGGAGCAGGAAAAAAACTTGCAGTTTGTCGCTGCTACGAGGGCCAAACACGATTTGTTTTTAGCGAACAAATAG
- a CDS encoding sterol desaturase family protein, translating into MEIFKAAWVALFLLLSGDFIGTFFYHVPEHIFGKYHNLIHHSKNRSFIHYAVLTRKPLVLFNGFLAVFPYLIFIPLLWGISPIGSILGLGLAECHVVWRHTSISESPTPIWISRICNKLCITTPERHCLHHQDANVAYGDIFTFYDRPAQAWYRVLLLSKRKFSKKRIEAGFLLRSLREKP; encoded by the coding sequence GTGGAAATTTTTAAGGCAGCTTGGGTAGCTTTGTTTTTACTACTGTCTGGGGATTTTATCGGGACATTTTTTTATCATGTGCCGGAACATATTTTTGGCAAATACCATAACTTAATTCATCATAGTAAGAATCGAAGTTTCATTCATTATGCAGTGTTAACCAGGAAACCATTGGTGCTGTTTAATGGTTTTTTGGCAGTATTTCCCTATTTAATTTTTATTCCGCTGCTTTGGGGTATATCTCCCATTGGCAGTATTTTAGGTCTTGGATTGGCTGAGTGTCATGTCGTGTGGAGACATACTTCTATTAGTGAGAGTCCAACTCCCATTTGGATATCGCGCATTTGTAACAAATTGTGTATCACAACTCCCGAACGGCATTGCCTTCATCATCAAGATGCTAATGTAGCTTATGGCGACATTTTTACTTTTTACGATCGACCAGCGCAGGCGTGGTATCGGGTTTTGCTATTGTCCAAAAGGAAATTTAGCAAAAAAAGAATAGAAGCCGGTTTTTTACTGCGATCGCTACGAGAAAAG